One part of the Gemmatimonadota bacterium genome encodes these proteins:
- a CDS encoding SDR family oxidoreductase encodes MTERRAWPSAVGAGVAGVAYGAVTLIGASLTLDTGAGLLRAAAFLMAVSATAAAAGIWVHAGRAPSPSAVRGRWTALVVAFAAAALYAEAWLFLPVLRTSLWGRLLAVVLLIAEPAYALAALATALAKADAALRGGTAAKGIAAGASPVPPPTAVLLGAGLGMLVSASWLVPAAPLGSSMLGAAVLVAFAGVYDNRKRLELRVDLQDRVAIVTGVGGRGQVGFAVAETLITRGARVVVADLSTVVESLADELRAHGDVVGVSADLSRPEGARRVLETTLERYGRVDALVNVAGGLGLVAPVAETELDGWAREIERNATTAYVMTRAALPALRETGGSVVNFASKAAERAVGGLGAYAAAKAAVVAFTRTVALEEKDHGVRVNAIAPGMVDTEENRRGTESPESVAWVTREQVAEVVAFLAGDGATGVTGQVIGVPARGYS; translated from the coding sequence ATGACCGAGCGGCGCGCCTGGCCCAGCGCGGTCGGCGCGGGGGTGGCGGGCGTTGCCTACGGGGCCGTCACGCTCATCGGCGCGTCGTTGACGCTGGATACCGGCGCGGGGTTGCTACGCGCTGCGGCCTTCCTGATGGCGGTCTCCGCGACGGCGGCGGCGGCGGGCATCTGGGTGCACGCGGGGCGCGCGCCTTCGCCCTCCGCGGTGCGCGGTCGCTGGACGGCGCTGGTCGTGGCGTTCGCGGCCGCCGCGCTGTACGCGGAGGCCTGGCTGTTCCTGCCCGTTCTGCGGACGTCGCTGTGGGGCCGCCTGCTCGCCGTGGTGCTGCTGATCGCCGAGCCAGCGTACGCGCTGGCCGCGCTGGCGACCGCGTTGGCGAAGGCGGACGCGGCTCTACGCGGCGGTACGGCCGCGAAGGGCATAGCGGCGGGTGCGTCGCCCGTGCCGCCGCCGACCGCGGTTCTGCTGGGCGCCGGACTGGGCATGCTCGTGTCAGCTTCGTGGCTGGTACCGGCCGCGCCCCTGGGATCGTCCATGCTGGGCGCCGCCGTTCTGGTTGCCTTCGCGGGCGTCTACGATAACCGGAAGCGACTGGAGTTGCGCGTGGACCTGCAGGATCGAGTGGCCATCGTTACCGGCGTCGGCGGGCGCGGTCAGGTCGGGTTCGCGGTCGCCGAAACGCTGATCACGCGGGGGGCGCGCGTGGTCGTGGCGGATCTGTCCACGGTCGTCGAGAGCCTGGCCGATGAGTTGCGGGCGCACGGCGACGTGGTGGGCGTGAGCGCGGACCTGTCCCGCCCGGAGGGCGCCAGGCGCGTGCTCGAGACCACGCTGGAACGCTACGGCAGGGTGGACGCGCTGGTGAACGTGGCCGGCGGCCTGGGCCTGGTCGCGCCCGTGGCGGAGACCGAGCTGGACGGCTGGGCCCGAGAAATCGAGCGCAACGCCACCACCGCCTACGTGATGACCCGAGCCGCGCTGCCGGCACTGCGGGAGACCGGGGGCTCGGTGGTCAACTTCGCCAGCAAGGCGGCCGAGCGAGCCGTGGGCGGACTCGGAGCCTACGCCGCCGCCAAGGCCGCCGTCGTGGCGTTTACGCGCACGGTTGCGCTGGAGGAGAAGGATCACGGGGTGCGCGTCAACGCCATAGCGCCAGGCATGGTGGACACCGAGGAGAACCGTCGCGGGACCGAGTCCCCCGAGTCCGTCGCCTGGGTGACGCGCGAACAGGTCGCCGAGGTCGTGGCGTTCCTGGCGGGCGACGGCGCGACCGGGGTCACGGGCCAGGTCATCGGCGTCCCCGCCCGCGGCTACAGCTGA
- a CDS encoding flavin reductase family protein — MHSSFDEATQRPGYGADPSGVSPSADNPELESAEFRRILGHFITGVTIVTAADSETAEPCGLTANAVASVSLDPPLVLVCVDHSADSHDRIVSAGSFGVNVLSEDQERLSRRFATWNTAEKFGGVAFHRGATGAPILDSALAWVECTIWECYAGGDHSIMVGKVVGGNAREGSPLVYYRGGYGRYTR, encoded by the coding sequence ATGCATAGTTCGTTCGACGAGGCGACGCAGAGGCCCGGCTACGGAGCGGACCCTTCAGGGGTGAGCCCCTCGGCCGACAACCCCGAGCTCGAGTCCGCTGAGTTCAGGCGCATTCTCGGGCACTTCATCACCGGCGTGACGATCGTCACGGCGGCGGACTCCGAGACAGCCGAGCCGTGCGGCCTGACGGCCAACGCGGTGGCCTCGGTTTCGCTCGACCCTCCGCTGGTGCTGGTGTGCGTGGACCACTCCGCCGACTCCCACGACCGCATCGTCTCGGCGGGGTCGTTCGGCGTGAACGTATTGTCGGAGGATCAGGAGCGGCTGTCGCGTCGCTTCGCCACCTGGAACACCGCCGAGAAATTCGGAGGCGTGGCTTTCCACCGAGGCGCGACCGGGGCGCCGATCCTCGACTCGGCGCTCGCTTGGGTGGAGTGCACCATCTGGGAATGCTACGCCGGCGGCGACCACTCCATCATGGTCGGCAAGGTCGTTGGCGGGAACGCACGGGAAGGGTCACCGCTGGTCTACTACCGCGGCGGATACGGCCGGTACACTCGATGA
- a CDS encoding MlaD family protein has product MAASPQRQDLENLVPPSPARREIWAGVFAIIGVVAALVTLIMLTDPGTFRGRANVFAVLPDAGGLRNGDPVRMLGVNIGRVTEFDLERGGGVRIRIELERAYEVPADSRVRLRSAGLVGGMVADIEPGVSDEFLQGGETIPGTIVRGLFDPDSEGIARVDTLLLRAEGMVSDRLVDDVHASVSELRALLVETRELVVAQRSDLAGLSRSLRVSAENLERATSGPELQRAVARMDSLTAELTQASTHLTATTASLQEVLGRMERGEGTLGLLSADDSLYLSLTGAASGMQAATESLNALLEDVRANPRKYINLEIF; this is encoded by the coding sequence ATGGCGGCGTCGCCCCAACGCCAGGATCTGGAAAACCTCGTCCCTCCAAGCCCCGCACGGCGGGAGATCTGGGCCGGAGTCTTCGCCATCATCGGCGTCGTCGCGGCGCTGGTGACGCTTATCATGCTCACGGACCCGGGCACGTTCCGCGGTCGGGCCAACGTGTTCGCGGTCCTCCCCGACGCCGGCGGACTGCGCAACGGCGACCCGGTTCGCATGCTCGGCGTGAACATCGGGCGGGTCACCGAGTTCGACCTCGAGAGGGGGGGCGGCGTGCGCATCCGGATCGAGCTCGAGCGCGCATACGAAGTGCCGGCCGACTCGCGGGTTCGGCTTCGCTCCGCCGGACTCGTCGGAGGCATGGTCGCCGACATCGAACCGGGCGTCTCCGACGAATTCCTTCAGGGCGGAGAAACCATCCCGGGCACCATCGTGCGCGGGCTCTTCGACCCCGACTCCGAGGGCATAGCGCGCGTGGACACGCTGCTGCTCAGGGCCGAGGGCATGGTTTCGGATCGCCTGGTCGATGACGTCCACGCGTCGGTGTCCGAGCTGCGCGCGCTGCTCGTGGAAACGCGCGAGCTGGTGGTGGCCCAGCGCTCGGACCTGGCGGGTCTGTCGCGCTCGCTGCGGGTCAGCGCGGAGAACCTGGAGAGGGCCACGTCGGGGCCCGAGCTGCAGCGCGCGGTGGCCCGCATGGACTCCCTCACGGCCGAGCTCACGCAGGCGTCCACGCACCTGACCGCCACCACCGCGTCCCTCCAGGAGGTGCTGGGGCGGATGGAGCGCGGCGAGGGAACGCTGGGTCTGCTGAGCGCCGACGACTCTCTCTACCTGAGCCTGACCGGCGCGGCCAGCGGCATGCAGGCGGCGACGGAGAGTCTGAACGCGTTGCTCGAGGACGTGCGGGCCAACCCTCGTAAGTACATCAATCTGGAGATTTTCTGA
- a CDS encoding ATP-binding cassette domain-containing protein, whose translation MVEYKNIHKAFDLPVLTGVDLRVETGETMAVVGPSGTGKSVLLKTTIGLIVPDRGDVCIDGESVYFSGRGTLERVRQRVGYVFQGSALFDSMNVFENVSQGIPEARLRAMPRSELMARVARSLEHVNLDPAQVLAKLPSELSGGMRKRLGLARAIVGEPEILLYDEPVTGLDPVNAASIHLLIERLAAELDVTSILVTHDVHGALVIADHVAMLTNGTIRFVGQPEEFKNTDDPMVQAYLSQDPRVSLSLMEAI comes from the coding sequence ATGGTCGAGTACAAGAACATCCACAAGGCGTTCGACCTGCCCGTTCTGACAGGCGTCGACCTGCGCGTGGAGACCGGCGAAACGATGGCCGTCGTCGGCCCATCGGGCACCGGCAAGAGCGTGCTGCTCAAGACCACCATCGGCCTGATCGTGCCGGATCGGGGCGACGTCTGCATAGACGGCGAGTCGGTGTATTTTTCGGGGCGCGGGACGCTCGAGCGGGTGCGGCAGCGCGTCGGGTACGTGTTTCAGGGCTCGGCCCTGTTCGATTCCATGAACGTGTTCGAGAACGTCTCGCAGGGGATCCCGGAGGCCAGGCTTCGAGCCATGCCGCGTAGCGAGCTGATGGCCCGGGTGGCGAGGTCCCTCGAGCACGTCAATCTGGATCCGGCGCAGGTCCTGGCGAAGCTGCCCTCGGAGCTGTCGGGCGGCATGAGGAAGCGCTTGGGCCTGGCGCGCGCGATCGTGGGGGAACCCGAGATCCTGCTCTACGACGAGCCGGTCACGGGGCTGGACCCGGTAAACGCCGCGAGCATCCACCTGCTGATCGAGCGTCTCGCGGCGGAGCTGGACGTCACCTCGATACTGGTGACGCACGACGTGCACGGGGCGCTGGTGATCGCCGATCACGTCGCCATGCTGACGAACGGGACCATCCGATTCGTCGGCCAGCCCGAGGAATTCAAGAACACGGACGATCCGATGGTGCAGGCATACCTGAGTCAGGACCCGCGGGTCTCTCTCTCCTTGATGGAGGCGATCTGA
- a CDS encoding ABC transporter permease produces the protein MNAAAGVGGRLLASWGRTAHNVARHAGRMVSLFAGIVGAFARGRVPLRAVVDQIWWMGVQSIPIVIVTAMLGGIVTSQQGGYQFTGAIPLYILGSVVASSVVLELGPVMTAIVMVGRVGARITAEFGTMKVSEQIDALRSLGRDPVVVLAAPRVAAGILVVPVLVAIANVVGVFTGMVAANLTMGLGSGSFFYGAQLYWHKWDLVYSLVKATAFGFWIPFIAVHMGFETQGGAEGVGKATTSAVVFMTLAVLILDASMPPILLN, from the coding sequence ATGAACGCGGCAGCGGGAGTCGGGGGGCGTCTCCTGGCATCGTGGGGACGGACGGCGCACAACGTGGCGCGGCACGCCGGACGCATGGTCAGTCTCTTCGCGGGGATCGTGGGGGCGTTCGCGCGGGGCCGGGTACCGCTGCGCGCGGTGGTTGATCAGATCTGGTGGATGGGGGTCCAGTCCATCCCCATCGTGATCGTCACCGCCATGCTCGGCGGCATCGTTACGTCCCAGCAAGGAGGGTATCAGTTCACAGGCGCCATCCCGCTCTACATCCTGGGCAGCGTCGTGGCCTCCAGCGTGGTGCTCGAGCTCGGACCCGTGATGACCGCGATCGTCATGGTCGGGCGGGTGGGGGCCCGCATCACAGCCGAATTCGGGACGATGAAGGTCTCCGAGCAGATCGACGCGTTGCGCTCGCTCGGACGCGATCCCGTCGTGGTGCTCGCCGCGCCGCGCGTGGCCGCCGGCATTCTCGTGGTGCCGGTTCTCGTCGCGATCGCCAACGTAGTAGGCGTGTTCACCGGCATGGTCGCGGCCAACCTGACGATGGGCCTCGGGTCCGGGTCGTTCTTCTACGGGGCCCAACTGTACTGGCACAAGTGGGACCTGGTGTACTCGTTGGTGAAAGCGACGGCGTTCGGCTTCTGGATCCCGTTCATCGCCGTGCACATGGGGTTCGAGACCCAGGGAGGCGCCGAGGGCGTGGGCAAGGCGACCACGTCGGCGGTGGTGTTCATGACGCTCGCGGTCCTCATACTGGACGCCTCCATGCCGCCCATCCTGCTGAACTGA